In Mycteria americana isolate JAX WOST 10 ecotype Jacksonville Zoo and Gardens chromosome 5, USCA_MyAme_1.0, whole genome shotgun sequence, one DNA window encodes the following:
- the ADSS1 gene encoding adenylosuccinate synthetase isozyme 1 isoform X2, which produces MLSAFPEELSLKKQHQIGGNNAGHTVVVDGKEYDFHLFPSGIINPKAISFIGNGVVIHLPGLFEEAEKNEKKGLKDWEKRLIISDRAHIVFDFHQAVDGLQEVQRQAQEGKNIGTTKKGIGPTYSSKAARTGLRICDLLSDFDEFSSRFKNLAQQYKSMFPSLEIDIEGQLKKLKGYAEKIRPMVRDGVYFMYEALHGSPKKILVEGANAALLDIDFGTYPFVTSSNCTVGGVCTGLGVPPQHVGDVYGVVKAYTTRVGIGAFPTEQINEIGDLLQSRGHEWGVTTGRKRRCGWLDLVILKYAHMINGFTALALTKLDILDVLDEIKIGVAYKLGGKRIPYFPANQEILQKVEVEYETMPGWKTDTTGARKWEDLPPKAQNYIRCVENHVGVPVKWVGVGKSRESMIQLF; this is translated from the exons gGTGGGAATAACGCAGGCCATACTGTGGTTGTTGATGGGAAAGAATATGATTTTCACCTATTTCCTAGTGGCATCATTAATCCAAAGGCAATTTCTTTTATTG GTAATGGAGTGGTTATACATTTACCAGGCCTGTTTGAAGAagctgaaaagaatgaaaagaaag GTTTAAAAGATTGGGAGAAAAGACTGATTATATCAGATAGAGCACATATAG TGTTTGACTTTCACCAGGCAGTAGATGGGCTCCAGGAAGTGCAACGTCaagcacaagaaggaaaaaa taTTGGCACAACAAAGAAGGGGATTGGACCAACATATTCTTCCAAAGCTGCACGAACAGGCCTTCGAATTTGTGATCTCCTTTCTGACTTTGATGAATTTTCTTCAAG atttaaaaatcTGGCACAACAATACAAGTCAATGTTTCCCTCATTGGAAATAGATATAGAAGGACAATTGAAAAAGCTAAAG GGATATGCTGAAAAAATAAGACCCATGGTTCGAGATGGCGTGTATTTTATGTATGAAGCTCTTCATGGCTCCCCAAAGAAGATTCTTGTTGAAGGAGCCAATGCAGCGTTACTTGATATTGACTTTG GCACGTATCCTTTCGTGACTTCATCGAACTGCACCGTAGGTGGTGTATGCACCGGGCTTGGTGTTCCTCCCCAGCATGTCGGTGATGTGTATGGTGTGGTGAAGGCGTATACTACTCGGGTGGGAATTGGAGCCTTCCCCACTGAGCAGATTAAT gAAATTGGAGATCTTTTACAGTCCCGTGGCCATGAATGGGGAGTAACTACAGGCAGAAAGAGACGCTGTGGCTGGTTAGATcttgtcattttgaaatatgctCATATGATCAACGGATTCACTGC TTTGGCATTAACAAAACTGGATATTCTGGATGTCCTTGATGAGATTAAAATTGGTGTTGCTTACAAATTGGGTGGAAAAAGAATTCCGTATTTTCCAG CTAATCAGGAGATACTACAGAAGGTGGAAGTAGAGTATGAAACAATGCCTGGGTGGAAGACCGACACAACTGGTGCACGAAAATGGGAGGACCTCCCACCCAAGGCCCAGAATTACATCCGCTGCGTGGAGAACCATGTTGGAGTGCCAG TTAAATGGGTCGGAGTTGGAAAATCAAGAGAGTCGATGATCCAGCTGTTCTAA